Proteins encoded together in one Sulfitobacter pontiacus window:
- the prfA gene encoding peptide chain release factor 1 has protein sequence MIPMDRLAQITQRFQFLEASMSAGSDGADFAKLAKEYADLRPVVEQIDAYRQLLQDMDEARAMLKDPEMAELAEEELPRLKAALPQAEADLQLALLPRDEADKKPAMLEIRPGTGGDEAALFAADLLRMYQRYAEARGWKVELIEQQFTELGGVKEVVAHIKGENVFARLKYESGVHRVQRVPSTESGGRIHTSAATVAVLPEAEDVDIHINANDLRIDTMRSSGAGGQHVNTTDSAVRITHLPTGLVVTSSEKSQHRNREIAMQVLKARLYDMERQRVDSERSASRAAQVGSGDRSERIRTYNFPQGRLTDHRINLTLYRLEAVMQGDLDEIVDALTADAQAQLLAEMGQ, from the coding sequence ATGATCCCCATGGACCGCCTTGCCCAAATCACCCAACGTTTCCAGTTTCTGGAGGCGTCGATGTCTGCTGGCTCTGACGGGGCGGATTTTGCCAAGCTGGCCAAGGAATACGCCGATCTGCGCCCCGTGGTCGAACAGATCGACGCCTATCGCCAGTTGCTGCAAGACATGGACGAGGCCCGCGCCATGCTGAAAGACCCCGAGATGGCGGAGCTAGCCGAGGAAGAGCTGCCGCGCCTGAAGGCCGCCTTGCCACAAGCGGAGGCTGATTTGCAATTGGCGCTGCTGCCGCGGGACGAGGCCGATAAAAAGCCCGCGATGCTGGAGATCCGCCCAGGGACCGGCGGGGATGAGGCAGCACTTTTCGCCGCCGATCTGCTGCGCATGTATCAACGCTATGCCGAGGCGCGGGGCTGGAAGGTCGAGCTGATCGAACAACAGTTCACCGAGCTTGGCGGCGTCAAAGAGGTCGTGGCCCATATCAAGGGCGAGAATGTCTTTGCCCGTTTGAAATACGAATCCGGTGTGCACCGCGTGCAGCGTGTGCCCTCTACCGAAAGCGGCGGGCGTATCCATACCTCTGCCGCGACTGTCGCCGTTCTGCCAGAGGCAGAGGATGTGGATATTCACATCAACGCCAATGATCTGCGGATCGATACGATGCGCAGTTCAGGGGCGGGCGGGCAACACGTGAACACCACCGATTCTGCCGTGCGCATCACTCACCTGCCGACGGGGCTGGTGGTGACGTCTTCCGAGAAATCGCAGCACCGCAACCGCGAGATCGCGATGCAGGTGCTGAAAGCGCGGCTTTATGATATGGAGCGTCAGCGGGTGGACAGTGAACGATCGGCCAGCCGTGCGGCGCAGGTGGGGTCGGGGGACCGGTCTGAACGGATCCGGACCTATAACTTCCCGCAAGGGCGCCTGACCGACCACCGGATCAACCTCACCCTCTACCGGCTTGAAGCCGTGATGCAGGGCGATCTGGACGAGATTGTCGATGCGTTGACCGCGGATGCGCAGGCGCAGCTGCTGGCCGAGATGGGGCAGTGA
- the pdxA gene encoding 4-hydroxythreonine-4-phosphate dehydrogenase PdxA has protein sequence MTQAKTGSADKPVVISCGEPSGIGPEVAARAWAMLAGEVPLAWIGDPRHLPQDIPHCIIDSPSDALAAGSDALPVLRHDFAAGAVAGKPDPANAQGVIDVIARGVDLVRSGAASALTTAPIHKKALKDGAGFAYPGHTEYLAALAGGSDVVMMLASDQLRVVPATIHIALDQVPNVLTPAHLRRVIEITAAGLRSQFGIKAPRIAIAGLNPHAGEGGTMGRQEADWMTALVTRMQGEGYDLSGPHPADTMFHATARARYDAAIAMYHDQALIPIKTLDFDRGVNVTLGLPFIRTSPDHGTAFDIAGQGIANPTSMVEALRMAYRMAQS, from the coding sequence ATGACCCAAGCCAAGACGGGCTCGGCCGACAAGCCGGTTGTGATCTCTTGCGGCGAACCCTCTGGCATCGGGCCAGAAGTCGCCGCACGGGCCTGGGCGATGCTGGCAGGCGAAGTGCCGCTCGCCTGGATCGGTGATCCGCGCCACCTGCCCCAAGACATTCCCCATTGCATTATCGACAGCCCGTCGGACGCGCTTGCCGCGGGCAGCGACGCCTTGCCTGTGCTGCGCCACGACTTTGCCGCCGGTGCCGTCGCGGGCAAGCCTGACCCCGCCAATGCGCAGGGGGTGATCGACGTGATCGCACGCGGTGTTGACCTTGTGCGCAGCGGGGCCGCATCTGCGCTGACCACCGCGCCCATTCACAAAAAGGCGCTGAAAGACGGGGCCGGTTTTGCCTATCCGGGCCACACCGAATACCTTGCCGCGCTGGCTGGTGGAAGCGATGTGGTGATGATGCTTGCCTCTGACCAACTGCGGGTGGTGCCGGCCACGATCCATATCGCGCTGGATCAGGTCCCCAATGTGCTGACCCCTGCCCATCTGCGCCGCGTGATAGAGATTACGGCGGCGGGGCTTCGCTCTCAATTCGGGATCAAGGCCCCCAGGATCGCCATCGCAGGTCTGAACCCCCATGCGGGCGAAGGCGGCACGATGGGCCGTCAGGAAGCAGATTGGATGACGGCGCTGGTCACCCGGATGCAGGGCGAAGGCTATGACCTGAGCGGCCCGCACCCTGCCGATACGATGTTCCACGCCACGGCACGGGCGCGCTATGACGCGGCGATTGCCATGTATCATGATCAGGCGCTGATCCCGATCAAGACGCTGGATTTCGACCGCGGCGTCAATGTGACCCTCGGTCTGCCGTTCATCCGCACCTCGCCTGATCACGGCACCGCCTTTGACATCGCGGGTCAGGGCATCGCCAACCCCACCAGCATGGTCGAGGCCCTGCGCATGGCCTATCGCATGGCGCAATCATGA
- the prmC gene encoding peptide chain release factor N(5)-glutamine methyltransferase has translation MSAPTAAQAMVAATARLRAAGVPDPARDARILLAHAASVDAARVTLIAPEEIAPDIAERYEKLIALRAVRVPVSHLVGQRAFYGRDFKVSRDVLDPRPETESLIELALSEPFERVLDLGTGSGCILVTLLAEQQDARGVGLDLSEAACLQASANAVLHGVQARAEIKQSDWFSAAEGRFDLIVSNPPYLAQSEMADVSPELRLHEPEMALTDGQDGLSVYRIIAAQAQGYLTPTGRVLAEIGWQQGADVKAIFEAAGWGRVRILPDLGGRDRVLWADTPA, from the coding sequence GTGAGCGCGCCAACCGCCGCGCAAGCCATGGTCGCCGCCACAGCGCGATTGCGCGCGGCGGGCGTGCCTGACCCCGCACGAGATGCGCGGATCTTGCTGGCGCATGCGGCGTCAGTCGATGCGGCGCGGGTGACGTTGATCGCGCCCGAGGAAATCGCGCCGGATATTGCCGAACGCTACGAAAAGCTGATCGCCTTGCGGGCGGTGCGCGTGCCGGTCTCGCATCTGGTAGGGCAGCGGGCGTTTTACGGGCGCGACTTCAAGGTCAGCCGCGATGTGCTGGACCCGCGGCCCGAGACCGAATCCCTTATTGAACTGGCGCTGTCCGAGCCCTTTGAACGGGTGCTTGATCTGGGCACCGGATCGGGCTGTATTCTGGTGACGCTTCTGGCCGAACAGCAAGATGCACGCGGCGTGGGCCTTGATCTGTCCGAAGCTGCCTGTCTGCAGGCCAGCGCCAATGCGGTGTTGCACGGGGTGCAGGCACGCGCGGAGATCAAGCAATCGGATTGGTTCAGCGCGGCCGAGGGGCGGTTCGATCTGATCGTTTCCAACCCGCCATATCTGGCCCAAAGCGAGATGGCGGATGTCTCGCCCGAACTGCGCTTGCATGAACCCGAGATGGCATTGACCGACGGGCAGGACGGGTTGAGTGTTTACCGTATCATCGCGGCGCAGGCACAGGGATATCTGACGCCCACAGGCCGCGTTCTGGCAGAAATCGGCTGGCAACAGGGTGCCGATGTGAAAGCGATCTTTGAGGCAGCCGGTTGGGGCCGGGTGCGCATCTTGCCCGATCTGGGCGGGCGCGACCGTGTCCTTTGGGCCGATACGCCAGCATAA
- a CDS encoding DUF1499 domain-containing protein: MMAFFWIALAIFVALQAYIRLAPGPAARWELGAVDKAPGDYPSEGGLMAVREVEGDGTAFLNRFDDAMLSLPRTRRIENNAGQALYVTRSGFWGFPDYTSVAVTPVDGADQSRAVVYGRLRFGRSDMGVNGKRLKRVLAQAGV, encoded by the coding sequence ATGATGGCATTTTTCTGGATCGCACTGGCGATTTTCGTCGCTTTGCAGGCGTACATCCGTCTTGCACCCGGCCCCGCGGCCCGCTGGGAATTGGGCGCGGTCGACAAGGCCCCCGGTGATTACCCGTCGGAGGGGGGCCTTATGGCCGTGCGCGAGGTTGAAGGCGATGGCACAGCGTTCTTGAACCGGTTTGACGACGCGATGTTGTCATTGCCGCGCACCCGGCGGATCGAAAACAACGCAGGTCAGGCGCTTTATGTCACACGATCGGGCTTCTGGGGTTTTCCCGATTACACCAGCGTCGCGGTCACCCCCGTTGACGGGGCGGATCAAAGCCGCGCGGTGGTCTATGGGCGGTTGCGCTTTGGCCGGTCAGATATGGGTGTGAACGGCAAGCGTTTGAAGCGGGTTCTGGCCCAAGCCGGGGTCTAG
- a CDS encoding DUF4167 domain-containing protein, whose amino-acid sequence MKSSRSRSRSKNNRNRQPQGGNVVNRVFDSSGPEGKVRGTPQQIIEKYNQLARDAQLSNDRVAAENFQQHAEHYLRMLSDAQREIDQRRDQQERENRERQAERDRERVERQEREAAQAGQNTADQPATQADTGDKSDAPQQDNAKGDAPKRRRSRSNNQNDNAPKSDSAPKSDGDDTQDGSAAEDNLVDTPENKPKPRRAPRRKPAPKAEASEPAKDNSGDQPEAAE is encoded by the coding sequence ATGAAATCTTCCAGATCACGGTCCCGGTCCAAGAATAATCGCAACCGTCAGCCGCAAGGTGGCAACGTCGTTAACCGCGTTTTCGACAGTTCTGGCCCCGAAGGCAAGGTCCGCGGCACGCCGCAGCAGATTATCGAGAAATACAACCAGTTGGCGCGTGATGCCCAGCTGAGCAACGACCGCGTGGCGGCAGAGAACTTCCAGCAGCACGCCGAACATTACCTGCGCATGCTGTCCGACGCACAACGCGAGATTGACCAGCGTCGCGATCAGCAAGAACGCGAGAACCGCGAACGTCAGGCAGAGCGGGACCGCGAGCGGGTAGAGCGCCAGGAACGCGAAGCTGCCCAAGCCGGTCAGAACACTGCGGATCAACCTGCCACGCAAGCAGATACGGGCGACAAATCCGATGCGCCCCAGCAGGACAACGCCAAGGGCGATGCCCCCAAGCGCCGCCGCAGCCGCAGCAACAACCAGAATGATAATGCCCCCAAGTCGGACAGCGCGCCCAAGTCGGATGGCGATGATACGCAAGACGGCAGTGCGGCAGAGGACAATCTGGTGGACACGCCCGAGAACAAGCCCAAGCCCCGACGCGCGCCGCGCCGCAAACCTGCCCCCAAGGCAGAGGCGAGCGAACCGGCCAAGGACAACAGTGGCGACCAGCCCGAAGCGGCTGAGTAA
- the rsmA gene encoding 16S rRNA (adenine(1518)-N(6)/adenine(1519)-N(6))-dimethyltransferase RsmA yields MSTIDNLPPLREVINTHDLKARKSLGQNFLLDLNLTAKIARQAGDMTECDVLEIGPGPGGLTRGLLSEGARRVLAIEKDKRCLPALAEIAEAYPDRLTVIEGDALEIDPLAHLTPPIRIAANLPYNVGTELLVRWLTPKEWPPFWQSLTLMFQREVAERIVAKPGSKAYGRLALLAQWRADARIVLNLPPEAFTPPPKVSSAVVHLTALPEPRFPADPDVLNRVVAAAFNQRRKMLRSALKGTAPDIEDRLLAAGLKPTERAEQVPLEGFCALAREIAKG; encoded by the coding sequence ATGAGCACAATCGACAACCTGCCGCCCCTGCGCGAGGTGATCAATACCCATGACCTGAAGGCGCGCAAATCGCTGGGCCAGAACTTTCTGCTCGACCTGAACCTCACCGCCAAGATCGCGCGACAAGCGGGCGATATGACCGAATGTGATGTGCTTGAAATCGGGCCGGGCCCCGGGGGGTTGACGCGCGGGTTGCTGTCCGAAGGTGCGCGTCGCGTGCTGGCGATCGAGAAAGACAAACGCTGCCTGCCCGCTTTGGCCGAGATCGCCGAGGCCTATCCCGACCGTCTGACGGTGATCGAAGGCGACGCCCTTGAAATCGACCCGTTGGCCCACCTGACTCCGCCGATCCGTATTGCGGCGAACCTGCCTTATAACGTGGGGACAGAGCTGCTGGTGCGTTGGCTAACCCCGAAGGAATGGCCACCCTTCTGGCAAAGCCTGACGTTGATGTTCCAGCGCGAGGTGGCAGAGCGGATCGTGGCCAAGCCCGGCTCCAAGGCCTATGGCCGTCTGGCGCTGCTTGCACAGTGGCGGGCCGATGCGCGTATCGTGCTGAACCTGCCACCAGAGGCGTTTACCCCGCCGCCCAAAGTCTCCTCTGCTGTGGTGCATCTGACGGCCCTGCCCGAACCCCGCTTTCCGGCGGATCCTGATGTGTTGAACCGCGTTGTGGCGGCCGCCTTTAATCAGCGGCGCAAAATGCTACGCTCGGCCCTCAAAGGAACTGCACCGGATATCGAGGATCGTTTGCTTGCGGCCGGATTGAAACCGACGGAGCGCGCCGAACAGGTGCCGCTGGAAGGCTTCTGCGCGCTGGCCCGCGAAATCGCCAAGGGCTAA